A region from the Drosophila mauritiana strain mau12 chromosome 2L, ASM438214v1, whole genome shotgun sequence genome encodes:
- the LOC117137903 gene encoding uncharacterized protein ZK652.6, with protein MAMNRHERIECKGCGKQSLTFRCYRCLSCQDFDLCEECYENDFTTSTHPFDHPVICVLIPADVELYFGGEYISNYLPQSYRCPYCKRWGFNESTFLEHVSAMHPDASPLLVSTMVGLFEQQQAARLFLENEQLASIAVAATSRNELMRRPEGSMTLYLEPLNRDGSYRRVVEQNNDDRTQRFSSDGRDRLQALVRERYSRIARRSAARGGHMASRLPAAPAPGSSSRLLHQIEETSQRIHNIIVEELGISNYDPPAPFSVNAISDQQQQQVVEPSPNAAAAPIATHPSLMEMMRFYDEAGLQPFPASSRRGIRTRPANPVPPTANIGNNTRSINVYGPTSAFTQAAHNPRSMNLAAPDLFPLDEQFRISRMPSFQANPGALHRQGTGTRALDTRSVEFSEFPPEESELPLILGTSSIEDPAMLDKQRDLERSCFLCYRFVTPWASKRPQNHFLLQRAEFVSQVLYSALCDEDFQGISFPILRNIPKLRTIPDNVISGAGDAEKNPSNP; from the coding sequence ATGGCGATGAATCGCCACGAGCGTATCGAGTGCAAAGGATGCGGGAAGCAGTCCCTCACCTTCAGGTGCTATCGCTGCCTGAGCTGCCAGGACTTTGATCTTTGCGAGGAGTGCTATGAGAATGACTTCACCACTTCCACGCATCCGTTTGACCATCCGGTGATATGCGTCCTCATTCCGGCGGATGTGGAACTGTATTTTGGTGGCGAGTACATCAGTAACTATCTGCCGCAGAGCTACCGCTGTCCGTACTGCAAGAGATGGGGCTTCAACGAGTCCACCTTCCTGGAGCATGTATCGGCAATGCATCCGGATGCCAGCCCCCTGCTGGTCTCCACCATGGTCGGTCTCttcgagcagcagcaggccgCTCGCCTCTTTCTGGAGAATGAGCAGTTGGCCTCCATTGCCGTGGCCGCCACTTCGCGCAACGAACTGATGCGTCGCCCAGAGGGCTCGATGACCCTCTATTTGGAGCCGCTAAATCGGGATGGAAGCTATCGCAGGGTGGTGGAACAGAATAACGATGACCGTACTCAGCGCTTTTCTTCTGATGGCCGTGACCGGCTCCAGGCTCTGGTCAGGGAACGTTACTCCCGTATTGCGCGCCGAAGTGCTGCCAGAGGTGGTCATATGGCTTCCAGACTGCCGGCAGCGCCTGCTCCTGGAAGCAGCTCCCGCTTGTTGCATCAAATAGAAGAGACAAGCCAGAGAATACATAATATCATTGTCGAAGAGTTAGGCATCTCCAACTACGATCCTCCTGCACCATTCAGCGTCAATGCCATATCggatcaacagcagcagcaggtggtGGAACCAAGCCCAAATGCCGCCGCTGCACCAATCGCAACACACCCATCGCTGATGGAGATGATGCGCTTCTATGACGAGGCTGGCTTGCAGCCATTTCCAGCTTCATCCCGTCGAGGCATCCGCACCAGACCCGCAAACCCAGTTCCACCAACGGCCAACATCGGTAACAATACACGGAGCATAAATGTTTACGGACCCACATCCGCTTTTACCCAGGCGGCGCACAATCCTCGATCCATGAACTTGGCCGCCCCCGATCTGTTTCCGCTTGACGAGCAGTTTCGAATCAGCAGGATGCCCAGTTTCCAGGCCAATCCCGGAGCACTACATCGCCAAGGAACCGGGACGCGCGCGCTGGATACGCGCTCCGTGGAATTTAGCGAATTTCCGCCGGAAGAAAGCGAACTGCCCCTCATCCTGGGCACTTCCTCGATCGAGGACCCGGCGATGCTAGACAAGCAGAGGGATCTGGAGCGCAGTTGTTTTCTCTGCTATCGCTTCGTAACACCCTGGGCATCTAAGCGTCCCCAGAATCATTTTCTATTGCAACGCGCCGAATTTGTATCCCAGGTGCTCTACTCCGCCTTGTGCGATGAAGATTTCCAGGGTATTTCCTTTCCGATCTTGAGAAACATCCCCAAACTGAGGACCATTCCGGACAACGTCATCTCCGGTGCCGGCGATGCTGAGAAGAATCCATCTAATCCGTAA
- the LOC117150435 gene encoding uncharacterized protein LOC117150435 produces the protein MSINKSIRSSRRTRRSLASGGDLIGPYIYCINFYDNGLSAVRDEFVKRLESGLRRAMFVIDLDKEVAEANYQFQRKSKTKKSGSLDAKSLDPLNIVLQCIQNCVEEFDRITKQIESEANFDLYSYWQRNIPAQLKNLLAPKKKGAPDTKRDLNTARSKTGKTSSDKVRLEKIKCSSVTAKEHNKVGKGVPVSKREYIRDNPTFTKMLILIVGQMDNDFYKMLMAYEQPLRAIIHFMPEKSAYDILVPRPRREQQLQEALAVIQKDIHSLRKRTPTKPVGIFQQQLPQMSACMAAKFTDDIFDQLSWYMYDVETLREWYRSYYVDPYKETNIKMDPSMSLVEAFHIVESLSIQGHYLKTQMPASLNDKSTVYLYLESLMSTFGNPKELMTETEVLLLANPTPSVQTRVLDKVKVYANSFKSIVKLHKNDRIFVEEANGLLSNLISYMDQSLMRNVYHGCLEYNLLRRYFTSGYINSSLKCQPYNGNVEPIYLPKFAELYLTDDSVMQRIIELVKDYDDFSLQEVQPNVHLYTFRRSLNEVFEQENQTVIPTRLCFRDFTLYEMENFLKDLVTPKRFNEVTESYLSRQTESADNFATQDPFIVRCNEENDGVPIDPKVFVRRKSIKEQLAKKREKEKKEQEESRAASRKVSVAQDGILSSRTVRQSQARATIASILQAKDSTVDSKHAFFVGLGRNHPLLEGYNLDDTRQTIKCKTSKYFFEEGRIVLYEERWNFRQMNKCLALEIGGQEVHFRSADDPRGVTAADSSVRIESKNGISLRVLATQTECAKAVLNFPNGLSTYCHDTHTEHVWQYQENVLDESRRVCTPYGCVIAFYQSTDTIVIMRYNGEVYQLFTFTEADNEEEEDLNSEFINACSTQSTYSTYQPLREAKKKQRSCENSLKKSSATRSLGGLDSIIRPSLFSVDSKKSQSSKKSIPGKRKSQLLKDQQAAALFESIKFELNYLNFIMALYKLSYRHLKLTTSLGSVVHVQRDGKIWCGKPYRNTEWHDYYANESYSMRDDGVKMVWTLGELRCYHSDGTAITSETAEGWDPGTDVDEIDMEISSSSSHANIEIESSQIFKKETIFINDPEGLPFKDVSISSSPGTVSQRISLRSKEISSSSDVLPEEEEGEVDLEKSYITFLPNSYFIAHKVYAGIHFTFSHITNVDLHLDTSIFTCDKLKVRVFRAPLTASVQYSEPVEVPSSAADPDEWTKPEVRPSTKSQLTDRSFEEAPSSEDQSAEDVDPDVACVEIECSNLALTLYGDRVIIQTHLRKFGCDENAKCDLQVRDDIELKVNFAESLLTTFRNWVDELTSFINCFCPKKRTLYFLETQNRSCQRKGFELHKSVPPLGKYNLCAGNFFIDVNELTSVNSQMQNRHDSFEQDMQKFPRFQTRKKPVKADFPMVLNSRIYVEIPAQLANTDRIHQFVSEFDSIKFRKQRYRFNEAIMFHLYPRLQLLVQQEISKRSWKNHHEENRRRMFIEQQRFSLYMAMLKHKVYPSYFQFKDQFNSHVRNIEFFQFMTSKCNEKTHPDDIITDPAEEPSPPIKPKLKKNKCVCPKYIKSLD, from the exons ATGAGTATAAACAAATCCATTCGGAGCAGCCGAAGGACTCGAAGATCCCTAGCTTCGGGTGGTGATCTCATTGGCCCCTATATCTACTGCATCAACTTCTATGATAATGGATTGAGTGCGGTGCGGGATGAGTTCGTGAAGCGGCTTGAAAGTGGCCTACGGCGGGCCATGTTCGTCATCGACTTGGACAAGGAAGTTGCGGAGGCCAATTATCAGTTCCAACGAAAGTCGAAGACCAAGAAATCTG GATCTCTGGACGCGAAGTCCTTAGATCCATTGAACATTGTCCTGCAATGCATTCAGAACTGTGTTGAAGAGTTTGACAGAATAACGAAGCAGATCGAGTCCGAGGCGAACTTCGACCTGTACTCCTACTGGCAACGAAATATCCCTGCACAGCTTAAGAACCTATTGGCTCCTAAGAAAAAGGGTGCTCCAGATACGAAGCGTGACTTAAATACAGCTAGATCCAAAACGGGCAAGACATCGAGCGACAAGGTGCGCCTGGAGAAGATCAAGTGCTCGTCCGTTACAGCCAAGGAGCACAACAAAGTTGGCAAGGGAGTGCCGGTGTCCAAGCGGGAA TACATTCGAGACAATCCGACGTTCACGAAAATGCTGATCCTGATCGTGGGGCAAATGGATAACGATTTCTATAAGATGCTAATGGCCTACGAACAACCGCTGCGAGCTATTATTCACTTTATGCCGGAGAAGAGTGCCTATGATATTCTAGTGCCCCGACCTCGACGGGAACAGCAGCTCCAGGAAGCGTTGGCTGTCATCCAGAAGGACATCCATTCGCTGCGAAAGAGGACTCCCACAAAACCGGTTGGCATCTTTCAGCAGCAGCTTCCCCAGATGTCCGCTTGTATGGCAGCCAAATTCACGGACGATATCTTTGACCAGCTAAGTTGGTACATGTACGACGTAGAAACCCTGAGGGAGTGGTACCGATCGTACTACGTGGATCCGTACAAGGagacaaatattaaaatggATCCGTCGATGTCGTTGGTGGAAGCATTCCATATCGTCGAATCGCTGAGCATTCAAGGGCACTATCTAAAGACGCAGATGCCGGCTTCCCTGAATGATAAAAGCACCGTTTACCTATATCTGGAGTCGCTGATGAGCACGTTTGGTAATCCAAAGGAACTGATGACCGAAACGGAGGTACTGCTCCTGGCAAATCCCACGCCATCGGTTCAAACTCGAGTTCTGGACAAAGTTAAGGTGTACGCcaactcgtttaagagcatcGTAAAGCTGCACAAAAACGACCGAATTTTTGTGGAGGAGGCCAATGGACTGCTGTCCAACCTGATTTCATATATGGATCAGTCCCTCATGCGGAACGTCTACCACGGCTGTCTGGAGTACAATCTTTTGCGACGATACTTCACATCCGGGTATATCAACAGCTCACTGAAGTGTCAGCCCTACAATGGTAATGTGGAACCGATCTATCTGCCCAAGTTTGCTGAACTGTATCTCACGGATGACTCGGTGATGCAACGCATTATAGAGCTGGTCAAGGACTACGATGACTTCAGCCTGCAGGAGGTGCAGCCCAATGTCCATCTCTATACTTTTCGACGGTCACTAAACGAGGTATTCGAACAGGAAAATCAAACTGTCATACCAACGCGGCTCTGCTTCAGGGATTTTACACTGTACGAAATGGAGA ATTTTCTAAAGGACTTGGTTACCCCAAAAAGGTTCAACGAGGTGACGGAAAGTTATTTGTCACGACAGACTGAGAGCGCTGATAATTTTGCGACTCAAGATCCCTTCATAGTGAGATGCAACGAGGAGAACGATGGTGTACCCATCGATCCCAAAGTGTTTGTCCGGCGAAAGTCGATTAAGGAGCAACTGGCCAAGAAGagggaaaaggaaaagaagGAGCAAGAGGAATCGAGGGCTGCCAGCCGAAAGGTATCGGTAGCTCAAGATGGTATATTGTCCAGCAGAACCGTTAGGCAGTCTCAGGCGCGTGCTACGATAGCTTCGATTCTGCAGGCAAAAGATTCAACCGTCGACTCCAAGCACGCGTTCTTTGTGGGTCTTGGACGGAACCATCCCTTGCTGGAGGGGTATAATCTGGATGACACCCGGCAAACCATTAAGTGCAAGACCTCGAAATACTTCTTCGAAGAGGGAAGAATCGTGCTGTATGAGGAGAGGTGGAACTTTCGCCAGATGAACAAGTGCCTTGCCCTCGAGATTGGTGGCCAGGAGGTACACTTTCGGAGTGCCGACGACCCGCGGGGAGTCACTGCCGCCGACTCCAGTGTTAGGATCGAGTCGAAGAACGGCATAAGTCTACGGGTCTTGGCCACGCAGACCGAGTGCGCCAAGGCGGTTCTGAACTTTCCCAATGGCCTGAGCACCTACTGCCACGACACCCACACGGAACACGTGTGGCAATATCAG GAGAACGTGCTGGACGAGAGTCGGCGTGTGTGCACACCTTATGGTTGTGTAATTGCATTCTATCAGAGCACCGACACCATTGTGATTATGCGGTATAATGGAGAGGTGTACCAACTGTTCACCTTCACGGAGGCCGacaacgaggaggaggaggacctCAACTCGGAGTTTATAAATGCCTGCTCCACGCAGTCCACCTACTCCACTTACCAGCCCCTCCGCGAGGCCAAGAAAAAGCAGAGGAGCTGTGAGAATTCGTTGAAGAAGAGCTCCGCTACTCGCAGTTTGGGCGGATTGGACTCCATCATACGTCCGTCCTTGTTCAGTGTTGACTCCAAGAAGAGTCAGAGCTCCAAAAAATCAATTCCGGGTAAGAGGAAAAGCCAGCTGCTTAAGGACCAACAGGCTGCAGCATTGTTCGAAAGCATCAAGTTCGAGTTAAACTATCTCAATTTCATCATGGCACTCTACAAGCTAAGCTATCGACACCTCAAGCTGACTACGTCGCTGGGCAGCGTGGTTCATGTGCAGCGCGATGGGAAGATCTGGTGCGGGAAACCCTACCGGAACACCGAGTGGCACGACTATTACGCCAACGAGTCATATTCGATGCGAGACGATGGTGTCAAGATGGTCTGGACGTTGGGAGAGCTGAGGTGCTACCACAGCGACGGCACTGCCATTACTTCCGAAACCGCCGAAGGCTGGGATCCCGGCACGGATGTCGACGAAATTGACATGGAAATCAGTTCGAGCAGCTCACATGCGAATATAGAAATCGAATCAAGCCAAATATTCAAAAAG GAGACCATTTTTATCAACGATCCGGAAGGTTTGCCATTTAAAGATGTCAGCATAAGTAGTTCACCGGGCACAGTTTCCCAAAGAATTAGTTTGAGAAGTAAAGAaatctcttccagtagtgaTGTCTtgccggaggaggaggagggggaGGTCGACCTAGAAAAAAGCTACATAACCTTCCTTCCAAACAGCTACTTCATTGCCCACAAAGTCTATGCCGGTATCCACTTCACATTCAGCCACATCACAAATGTGGATCTACATCTGGACACCTCGATCTTTACGTGCGACAAACTGAAGGTTCGTGTCTTTAGAGCTCCTTTGACAGCAAGTGTGCAGTATTCTGAGCCCGTTGAAGTCCCGTCATCTGCGGCCGATCCGGATGAATGGACAAAGCCCGAAGTTCGCCCATCAACTAAAAGTCAGCTAACAGATCGATCTTTTGAAGAAGCTCCCTCCAGCGAGGATCAGTCGGCGGAAGACGTGGATCCCGATGTAGCATGTGTGGAGATCGAGTGCAGCAACCTGGCATTAACTTTGTATGGTGATCGGGTCATCATACAGACCCACCTGCGCAAGTTTGGATGCGACGAGAACGCAAAGTGCGACTTGCAAGTGCG TGACGATATCGAGTTGAAAGTGAACTTTGCCGAAAGCCTGTTGACCACTTTTCGGAATTGGGTGGACGAACTAACCAGTTTTATCAATTGTTTCTGTCCCAAGAAGCGCACCTTGTACTTCCTGGAAACGCAAAACAGATCCTGCCAAAGAAAAG GATTTGAGTTGCATAAATCGGTGCCGCCTCTCGGAAAATATAACTTATGTGCTGGCAACTTCTTTATCGATGTGAACGAGCTGACCTCTGTAAATAGCCAAATGCAAAACCGGCACGATTCGTTCGAGCAGGATATGCAAAAGTTTCCGCGCTTTCAAACTCGCAAGAAACCAGTGAAAGCCGATTTTCCAATGGTTCTCAATTCCAG AATTTATGTGGAGATTCCTGCACAACTAGCCAACACGGATCGGATACACCAGTTCGTTTCTGAATTTGATTCGATCAAGTTCAGGAAGCAGCGGTATCGCTTTAATGA AGCtattatgtttcatttgtATCCGCGACTGCAGCTTTTGGTTCAGCAGGAGATAAGCAAGCGCAGTTGGAAAAATCATCATGAAGAAAATCGACGGCGCATGTTCATAGAACAACAGCGTTTTAGCCTCTATATGGCCATGCTGAAGCACAAGGTGTATCCCAGCTACTTCCAGTTCAAGGACCAGTTCAACTCGCATGTCCGCAACATCGAGTTCTTCCAGTTCATGACGTCCAAGTGCAACGAGAAGACGCATCCCGATGACATTATCACCGATCCCGCCGAGGAGCCCAGTCCGCCAATCAAGCCCAAATTAAAGAAGAACAAATGTGTCTGTCCCAAGTACATAAAATCTTTAGATTAG